A genomic stretch from Arachis stenosperma cultivar V10309 chromosome 3, arast.V10309.gnm1.PFL2, whole genome shotgun sequence includes:
- the LOC130969885 gene encoding U-box domain-containing protein 4, with protein sequence MESPHSPSSFPSSPSYSSSSEGQSADGIFDADEPRTPLAVRRALQLLYSGDPELQVQAARDIRRLTKTSPRCRRQLSEAVGPLVSMLRVDSSESHEPALLALLNLAVKDEKNKINIVEAGALEPIISFLKSEDLNLQESATASLLTLSASSTNKPIISASGAIPLLVDILRDGTPQAKADAVMALSNLSTYPNNLSIILQTNPIPFIVNILKTCKKSSKTAEKCCSLIESLMEYDEGRIALTLEEGGVLAVVEVLESGTLQSREHAVGALLTMCESDRCKYREPILREGVIPGLLELTVQGTPKSQSKARTLLQLLRESPYPRSEIQPDTLENIVCNIISQIDGDDQSGKAKKMLAEMVQVSMEQSLRHLQQRALVCTPTSDLPIASEVPSKS encoded by the exons atGGAGAGTCCtcattctccttcttctttcccttcctCGCCTTCCTATTCATCCTCCTCAGAGGGCCAGAGCGCCGACGGCATCTTCGACGCCGACGAGCCCCGCACGCCCCTCGCAGTCCGCCGGGCCCTCCAGCTCCTCTACTCCGGCGACCCTGAACTCCAGGTCCAGGCAGCCCGCGACATCCGGAGGCTCACCAAGACCTCCCCCCGCTGCCGCCGACAGCTCTCTGAAGCTGTCGGTCCGCTCGTTTCCATGCTCCGAGTCGACTCGTCCGAGTCACACGAACCCGCGCTCCTCGCCTTGCTCAACCTCGCCGTCAAGGATGAAAA GAACAAAATCAATATTGTAGAGGCTGGCGCATTAGAACCCATAATCAGTTTCCTCAAGTCAGAAGATCTAAATCTGCAGGAATCTGCAACTGCATCTTTGCTCACACTCTCTGCCTCTTCAACAAACAAACCGATCATCAGCGCTAGCGGAGCCATTCCTCTTCTTGTGGACATCCTGAGAGATGGAACCCCACAAGCCAAAGCTGATGCAGTTATGGCTCTCTCTAACTTATCAACGTACCCCAATAACCTCAGCATCATCCTCCAAACAAATCCAATCCCTTTCATAGTGAACATTCTCAAAACCTGCAAGAAATCATCAAAAACAGCTGAAAAATGCTGTTCCTTGATAGAATCCTTGATGGAGTACGACGAGGGAAGAATCGCCCTGACATTGGAAGAAGGCGGCGTGCTGGCAGTTGTGGAGGTTCTTGAGAGCGGGACACTCCAGAGCAGGGAGCACGCCGTTGGAGCGCTATTGACAATGTGCGAAAGCGACAGGTGTAAATACAGGGAACCAATCCTTAGAGAAGGCGTGATCCCGGGACTTCTGGAGCTAACTGTTCAGGGGACTCCAAAGTCTCAGTCGAAGGCACGCACCCTTTTGCAGCTGCTAAGAGAGTCTCCTTACCCGAGATCTGAAATTCAGCCAGACACTCTTGAGAACATAGTGTGCAACATCATTTCACAGATTGATGGGGATGATCAATCAGGTAAAGCAAAGAAGATGCTGGCTGAGATGGTGCAAGTTAGCATGGAACAGAGTTTAAGGCATTTACAGCAAAGGGCTCTTGTATGCACACCCACAAGTGATCTTCCTATTGCTTCAGAAGTTCCTTCAAAATCAtag